The following DNA comes from Salvelinus sp. IW2-2015 linkage group LG1, ASM291031v2, whole genome shotgun sequence.
GTTCGCGTGGCGCAAATGGTGATCTGAATTTGCACTTTGTGCAATAAAAAGAACAATGTCCGAACCCCAGGCATAGTGGACGATCTAATCCAGCGCACCTACTTTTTTCTCCAGACCGTTTTCCTTCCTCTTTCTTACTTGAAAAGAGAAGTTGGCTATCAGCAGATCATGCGATAGCAATCACTTTTCTCTATAGTCAGTTGACTTGTAAACCAACTATTTTCCCACGAAACCGATGATATGGGTAAGTAGACTAATAAGGAGCTGTTATTGTGTGATTTTGGTTTAGCTAAGTAATGTTTATGCAGTGCAAATTTTCATTAGATTCCCTTAGCACACTCAAAGTCATGTGACTTACTTACTTCCTCACAATAAAAAAGTAGACTGGAGAACTTGAATCAGTATGTACTGACATTGTCACTCATGGACACTGCTTTTATTTCAATTTGGCAAAATATGGTATAAAAGTTGTGTTTTATCTCTGCAGGTATAAAGTGCATTTCCCCTGGGGCGCTGATTCTTTGTGTGAATGTGGCCAGTATTGTTCTTAGCAGTGAGCATGAAGCAGGAGCACTCCCCACACTGTCCCAGCTGCCCTTCCTCACTGTGTGGAATGCCCCTACAGCCCAGTGTAAGAGCCGCTATGGGGTGGATCTGGACCTGGGAGTGTTCAACATAGTGAGCAATCAGAATCAGAGCTTCATGGGTGACAACATCACCATCTTCTACAATACTAAACTGGGTCTGTACCCAAGATACAACCAAGGAGAGGCAGTTAACGGCGGGGTGCCACAGAATGCCAGCCTGCTGGAGCACCTGAGGGCTACCTCTGAGGACCTCCGGACCTACATGCCTGACAGAGACTTCCAAGGGCTGGCTGTGGTGGACTGGGAGAGCTGGAGGCCACTGTGGGAGCGCAACTGGGAAGGCATGAAGGTTTATTGGGAGGGGTCCAGGGCCCTAGTGAGGGCCAAGCACCCAGACTGGAGCCCTGCTCAGGTGGAGGTGGTGGCCCGCAAGGAGTTTGAGGATGCAGCACGGGCGTTCATGGAGGGCACCCTAAGGTTGGGGGAGCAGGAGAGGCCCAAGGGGATGTGGGGCTTTTATGGCTTCCCCTCCTGCTATAACTActacaaaaacacaacatataacTACACAGGGGAGTGTCCTCAGATAGAGTTGAAGAGGAATGATGATCTGTTCTGGCTGTGGAACGTCTCCTCTGCCCTCTACCCAGATATCTACCTGGATCTTGGGATGCGTGGTCTTGGCAACGACATCATCCTCTACACACACCACCGTGTCATGGAAGCCATGAGGGTGGGCGCGCAGGTGACCCCCATGGCCCCCCCTGTGTTTCCGTACGCCCGCATTGTCTACACTTACTCTCTGGAGTTCCTCTCTCAGGCAGGTGCCCCCCTGGTTCAGTATGCTGTGCTGTACTACCAATCCCTATTGTCTATCAGTGCAATAGTATGAGTCTAAGACTGTTATGGTACGTGATACATACTGACCCCTGATTGCTACTTTGTTAGGAGGTCCTGGTCCACACAATTGGAGAGAGTGCTGCTTTAGGATCTGCAGGGATCGTACTGTGGGGAGACAATTCCTACTCCAAATCTAAGGTACATTACAACTTAGAATTTGGTCCATTCCCTGCATATGCAAACATACACAAAGAATGATTATTTGTGATTTCCTGTTTTCCAGGCAAATTGTGAGGCAATCAAAGACTACCTGGATGAAACCCTGGGCCGTTACTTGGTGAATGTGACCACAGCAGCTACTCTGTGTAGCAGGATGGTGTGCTCCTCTCGGGGCCGATGCCAGAGGAGAGACAAAGGCTCCCGTGCCTACCTCCACCTGGACCCCAGCGCCTGGACTGTGGTGCCTGAGAAGAGGCCAGAGGGGGGGCAACGCTACAGGGTGCTGGGCCAACTGAAGCCACGTGAGGCTGTGTACATACAGACCCACTTCCAGTGCCAATGCTATCCTGGCTGGGGAGGTAAACGCTGCTCCAAGCCCCTGTAGTTCTGATCGAGACAATCCCCTTGTGTTTAAAGGAGCATCGGTTACATTACGCTACATTACATTACGTTAGCCCACTCTGGTTACTGTACTCACTCTTATGCGACGCATTATACCCAGTCCTGAGCCAATAAGGTATAGCAGTATAACAATTATAACCAGCGTTGTTGCATTCGTGACCCTCATTCAGACTCCCCCTGCTCAACACCAATCTGCCTCTGACCACTCCAGATAGGTGGGTTACATGTTACCAGTTCGATGAGTTTACTAGTGAGGGATGAAGTGATATGATATTATGAACAGTTTATTTGTAGATCATTGAGAAAGCCAGGAATAAACCATAGTTGACATTGACATTTAAGCACATGTCTGTTTAGAAAATAGTTTCCAGACATTTTACAAAAGTAGAAATGTAATCTCGTTAAATTACAGTTTATGACCTGGGATTATTGCTATTGGTTTCAAACACGTCACAGAAAATCAGTGGTTAAGCTTGAATCCgttgttgaaacaataacaaaggggtCATTCCGcctctgtttcggtaaaaagctgagggatgggccttctagaagtgtaaccactctcaaatttatagacagagctatggatgcaaggactgaccatccataaaatcaaaatgatagttttaaccatgttttgatgcTATACAGTGTTTACATTGTTTACCAACATTAGAGTAAGACAagattatattttgggttctgatggggtatgcgAGTTGAGCTAAGCTCATGATgcatttacaagttatattcttcaagaatcaatgggtatatatcattcataagtccaaaaatggatgtagcaactaaggattctagctttaaaataATGCTTCATTTCGGGACTAAGTTTTTAAAGCTATTAGAGCTAAGGAGATCCACACCAACTGGAGTGGTGCTTGACAGTTTCAGCTGTTAGCTAATGGCAAAGTGATTCTTGAGCACCACAAATGTACTCAGCAATTTACCAGAACCCTGTGGGCGTATACGTGACTCATTAGAAATGTGATGCAATGTACTCATGATTGATACTGTATGGGTGAATATATTGTCTACCAGATacttcaactgaaatgtttttgAATTTTACATTCAATAAATGATTTCACTGGCATATCTGTACTAAAATCACAATAGGAAGTGGGCTTAAACCATTTCAGCACAGCTGCATGTGATATCCCAACCTCACACCACAGTGGACCTATTATGGATGCCTTGTACCCACACTCTCATTTAGAAAGAACATTGTTATTTGTATACTCGTGTGTGAGCTGTTAGCAGAGGAGTAGCATGCTGAGCTCTGACAGGATTCTCTGGGTTTCCTACTGCAGGTCTGTGACCACCAGGTGGTGGTATGTAATAATTAAACTGAAACAAGAGCTTACCCAAGGCTTTATATGTAGCTACTACTGGTCACCACAGCTCAGAGTGGATTAAGTGGCTCTTTGCAAAAGATAATTGGCCCACAAAAATGTATGGATAATTTCATGCCTCAGTTTCGAAGAGCTCTAAATATGAGTGCTTATCCACTGTATTGAACtaacagacactgacagacacagtcTCAGTGTCTTCTTAGGAACATGTGGCGACCCTGATGCCCTTGATTGATTTTCACGCAGCATGTAAGACCCTGTCTCTTCTGATAGCTGCTGTTTCAATATGGTGTGGTTGGCTGTAATTTGGCTTTCTCCCTGGAGGATGGGCTTGCTCTTTCCCACTTCCCTCTTTATCACAGCAGACTGGATTGGGGGGAAATGAGAAAGATATCCAAAGGCTGCTGTTTCCACGCACTATTATTCCCATATATGGAAACTAGGAATATATAGGAACCTTTTAGAATCATCAAAACTGTGGTTTTGGCCTGCACTGACTTTAATTACACATTACATTGTGTAATTACGCAATGATAAGGAAAAAGATGAGAACAACGTAATGTTACAACAGTCATAATAACAATTTGAATGCAACTTGTAGCTGTTATATTTTCTCCTTATCCCATACTCCAATACTGAATAGAGCTGACCTGTAGCCTTCAGGTAGATCAGCTATAATGAGAGGCCACTGTGAGCGTTATCTGGCTCCTGCTAGAAACACAACTCTCCAAACAATTGGCCCTCTCTCCCACTAACTAACCCCCGTCTGTCAGTTCCAGTGAGCCGGGccctcgctctccatctctctatcctctaatcTCCACATTTGTTCATTTTGGTGTCTCGCTCTGTCACCCCTGTGGTCacgcctccccctcccctcccctgccgCTCGGTCTAGAGATTGTCTCGGTGGCTCTTGGTATAATAAGTGGTTCGTCACACTCTCTGTCCGTGTCCTTCAAAAGAGTCAAGACTGATCAGGCTTCATAGAGGTCTGATGTTCTTCTGTATCTCTGTAAAGATGTGTTGTCCCTTGTGTGAGCAAGTctgtttttgttcattgatttttCACTGTGGGAGGGGAGTGGGAATCaagtcaagtttatttgtcatatgcacaggatacacatggtacacAGTACAATGACATCAGAACCTGTTTGATGTGGTTATATACCAACTGTGACCACACTGGCTCCGAATATCTTTGActaattacagtaccagtcaaaagttgacacacctactcatttcagggtttttcttgatttttttctacattgtagaataatagtgaagacatcaaaactaggaaataacacatatggaatcatgtagtaaccaaaaaagtgttaacttcttatggctgcaggggcagtattgagtagcttggatgaaaggtgcacagaggtgcccagagtaaacggcctgctcctcagtcatagttgctaatatatgcatattattattagtattggatagaaaacactctgaKgtttctaaaactgtttgaattatgtctgtaagtataacagaactcatatggcaggcaaaaacctgagaagttccacttcctgtttggattttttctgaggctggtagattttcaaccaagctcccattgaaattacagcgagatatggatgagttttcacttcctacggcttccactagaRgtcaacagtcaatagaacttcgtctgatgactctactgtgaaggggggccgaaggagacaggaatgagtaaccactgccatgaggtgaccatgcattcaccacgctcgttcacgtgagaggcagctccggtcCATCGCTCatttgaagtcaatgtaattctccggttggaacgtt
Coding sequences within:
- the hyal1 gene encoding hyaluronidase-1, with translation MGIKCISPGALILCVNVASIVLSSEHEAGALPTLSQLPFLTVWNAPTAQCKSRYGVDLDLGVFNIVSNQNQSFMGDNITIFYNTKLGLYPRYNQGEAVNGGVPQNASLLEHLRATSEDLRTYMPDRDFQGLAVVDWESWRPLWERNWEGMKVYWEGSRALVRAKHPDWSPAQVEVVARKEFEDAARAFMEGTLRLGEQERPKGMWGFYGFPSCYNYYKNTTYNYTGECPQIELKRNDDLFWLWNVSSALYPDIYLDLGMRGLGNDIILYTHHRVMEAMRVGAQVTPMAPPVFPYARIVYTYSLEFLSQEVLVHTIGESAALGSAGIVLWGDNSYSKSKANCEAIKDYLDETLGRYLVNVTTAATLCSRMVCSSRGRCQRRDKGSRAYLHLDPSAWTVVPEKRPEGGQRYRVLGQLKPREAVYIQTHFQCQCYPGWGGKRCSKPL